One part of the Haliaeetus albicilla chromosome 9, bHalAlb1.1, whole genome shotgun sequence genome encodes these proteins:
- the LOC104314379 gene encoding E3 ubiquitin-protein ligase TRIM39-like, with amino-acid sequence MALAGALERLQEEAICPICLEYMSEPVSVDCGHNFCRSCIAKHCQEKGLWADGPFSCPQCRASCHRSGFRPNRQLANIVESIRQLGLRGGPGTETGTGTGTPLCAQHDERLKLFCEEDEEAICVVCRESLHHRSHTVYPIEEAAQVYKVKLQKSLEHLLKEVEDVRKRESAERMKTQECKETVKKKRERIVSEFGKLHRLLADEEKLLLQKLEEEEKRILLMINENLARLVEQKSLLEDLILEIKEKTQQPADRLLKDMKSILSRCEGMKFQSPKAVSVTLKENYSIPEHCLGMREMLKKFKVDVTLDPETAHPDLTLSEDRKSVRRGSKKLLLSLFDNPKRFSTTPAVLGSQVFFSGRCYWEVQVGDKPEWGLGLCQESASRKGNVLFSPDNGYWLLRLQNGGNYEALTLPVSPLTLTVRPRRIGIFLDYEAGEISFYNVSDRSHIYTFTDKFSGNLRPLFFLGAFLGGRNAEPLVISWVRDTQGTGCIIL; translated from the exons ATGGCCCTGGCGGGTGCCCTGGAGCGGCTGCAAGAGGAGGCCATCTGCCCCATCTGCCTGGAGTACATGAGCGAGCCCGTCAGCGTTGACTGCGGGCACAACTTCTGCCGGAGCTGCATCGCCAAGCACTGCCAGGAGAAGGGTCTCTGGGCCGACGGGCCCTTCTCCTGCCCGCAGTGCCGGGCCTCCTGCCACCGCAGCGGCTTCCGACCCAACAGGCAGCTGGCCAACATCGTGGAGAGCATCCGGCAGCTGGGGCTGCGGGGTGGCCCAGGGACGGAGAcagggacggggacggggaccccTCTCTGCGCCCAGCATGATGAGCGCCTCAAGCTCTTCTGCGAGGAGGATGAGGAAGCCATCTGCGTGGTGTGCCGGGAGTCCCTGCACCACCGCTCGCACACCGTCTACCCCATCGAGGAGGCTGCACAGGTGTACAAG GTCAAACTCCAGAAATCCCTGGAGCACCTTTTGAAGGAAGTGGAGGACGTGAGGAAGCGTGAGTCAGCAGAAAGGATGAAAACCCAGGAGTGCAAG GAGACAGTAAAGAAAAAGCGGGAGAGGATTGTGAGTGAGTTCGGGAAGCTGCATCGGCTGCTGGCTGACGAGGAGAAGCTGCTACTCCagaagctggaggaagaggagaagcgGATTCTGCTGATGATCAATGAAAACCTGGCCAGGCTGGTGGAGCAGAAGTCCTTGCTGGAGGACCTGATCCTGGAGATAAAGGAGAAGACCCAGCAGCCAGCTGACAGGCTGCTCAAG GACATGAAAAGCATCCTGAGCAG GTGCGAGGGGATGAAGTTCCAGTCCCCCAAGGCTGTGTCTGTGACCCTGAAGGAAAACTACAGCATCCCCGAGCACTGCCTGGGCATGAGGGAAATGCTGAAGAAGTTCAAAG TGGATGTGACTCTGGACCCTGAGACGGCACACCCTGACCTTACCCTATCCGAGGACCGCAAGAGTGTGCGGCGCGGGAGCAAGAAGCTGCTTCTGTCCCTCTTTGACAACCCCAAGAGGTTCAGCACCACTCCGGCAGTGCTGGGGAGTCAGGTCTTCTTCTCAGGCCGCTGCTACTGGGAGGTGCAAGTGGGAGACAAGCCCGAGTGGGGCCTGGGGCTGTGCCAGGAGTCTGCCAGCCGGAAAGGCAATGTCCTCTTCTCCCCAGACAATGGCTACTGGTTGCTGCGGCTGCAAAATGGGGGCAACTACGAGGCCCTCACCTTGCCTGTCTCCCCACTGACCCTGACCGTAAGACCCCGGCGCATTGGGATCTTCCTGGACTACGAGGCAGGAGAAATCTCCTTTTACAATGTGAGCGACCGCTCCCACATTTACACCTTCACTGACAAGTTTTCAGGGAACCTCAggcctctctttttcctgggTGCCTTTTTGGGGGGCAGAAATGCAGAGCCCTTGGTGATCTCCTGGGTCAGGGACACGCAGGGGACCGGGTGCATCATCCTGtga
- the LOC138686678 gene encoding C-C motif chemokine 4 homolog, whose amino-acid sequence MKTSTAALAVLLMAVLCYQVSSSPRSVNMSGPCCIQYSTKAFPSSRVVMYEHTASHCFQPAVIFTTIAGKKVCGKPDDKWVQDIVNHQNDKAGSG is encoded by the exons ATGAAGACTTCCACAGCTGCCCTTGCTGTACTTCTCATGGCTGTTCTCTGCTACCAGGTCTCCTCTTCTCCAA GGTCTGTCAACATGTCTGGTCCCTGCTGCATCCAATACAGCACCAAAGCGTTTCCCTCGAGCCGTGTGGTGATGTATGAGCACACAGCCAGCCACTGCTTCCAGCCAGCTGTGAT atttACCACAATTGCAGGCAAGAAAGTCTGTGGCAAACCTGATGATAAGTGGGTCCAGGACATAGTGAATCACCAAAACGACAAGGCAGGCAGTGGATGA